The following coding sequences lie in one Silurus meridionalis isolate SWU-2019-XX chromosome 19, ASM1480568v1, whole genome shotgun sequence genomic window:
- the rabif gene encoding guanine nucleotide exchange factor MSS4 isoform X2, whose amino-acid sequence MEKSNPSFCSEGCVDPCNLVAEDGKNTKSVVCQRCGSKVLCPGMAIFTEKQLFLPSMKKKNSIDQSDGSLDGDTLTAHWLVDDMYTFENVGFTKDVGRIKYLVCADCEIGPIGWHSLDEKKCFYISLDRVKHV is encoded by the exons ATGGAGAAGAGTAATCCAAGCTTTTGCAGTGAAGGATGTGTTGATCCATGTAACCTTGTTGCAGAAGATGGAAAAAATACGAAATCGGTAGTGTGTCAGCGTTGCGGATCAAAAGTGCTCTGCCCGGGCATGGCTATATTCACGGAAAAGCAG CTCTTTCTACCttcaatgaaaaagaaaaacagcattgATCAGTCTGACGGAAGTTTAGACGGAGACACATTAACAGCTCACTGGCTGGTGGATGACATGTACACCTTTGAGAATGTAGGTTTCACCAAAGATGTAGGCAGAATAAAATATCTTGTGTGTGCCGATTGTGAGATTGGACCCATTGGCTGGCACAGCCTTGATGAAAAGAAATGTTTCTATATATCACTGGATCGAGTAAAACATGTATAG
- the rabif gene encoding guanine nucleotide exchange factor MSS4 isoform X1 — protein sequence MPGCRSWFKMEKSNPSFCSEGCVDPCNLVAEDGKNTKSVVCQRCGSKVLCPGMAIFTEKQLFLPSMKKKNSIDQSDGSLDGDTLTAHWLVDDMYTFENVGFTKDVGRIKYLVCADCEIGPIGWHSLDEKKCFYISLDRVKHV from the exons CCTGGTTGTAGGAGTTGGTTTAAAATGGAGAAGAGTAATCCAAGCTTTTGCAGTGAAGGATGTGTTGATCCATGTAACCTTGTTGCAGAAGATGGAAAAAATACGAAATCGGTAGTGTGTCAGCGTTGCGGATCAAAAGTGCTCTGCCCGGGCATGGCTATATTCACGGAAAAGCAG CTCTTTCTACCttcaatgaaaaagaaaaacagcattgATCAGTCTGACGGAAGTTTAGACGGAGACACATTAACAGCTCACTGGCTGGTGGATGACATGTACACCTTTGAGAATGTAGGTTTCACCAAAGATGTAGGCAGAATAAAATATCTTGTGTGTGCCGATTGTGAGATTGGACCCATTGGCTGGCACAGCCTTGATGAAAAGAAATGTTTCTATATATCACTGGATCGAGTAAAACATGTATAG